The Bacillota bacterium genomic interval AGCTTTGCGCCCGGGCAGCGCCGGGAACCTGGCCTTGCACCACACTGAAGGCCCTGGCGGAAGCGGCCTCCTTCCTCCTGAACACATACCAGTAGGCTGAGCCTACGAAGAGGGTCCCGCCCACTATGTTGCCTATGGTCACAGGCAAGAGGTTTGCCCACAGGAAGGACCCCTAGCCGAGGTTGGCCAGGCCGGTGAGGCCTGCGGACTCCAGGGCCGCAGCCATCTCGGGGTGGGCCTTCAGCGCTATGCCCAGGGGCACGAAGTACATGTTGGCTATACTGTGCTCGAAACCGGAGGCAATGAAGGCCATGACGGGGAACATGATCGCCGCCATCTTGCTGAGGGCATCACGCCCGGCCATGGCCATCCACATGGCCAGGCACACCAGCCAGTTGCAGAGGATGCCCCGGGCGAGGGCCTCACCCCAGGAGAGGTTCACCTTGGCACTGGCGATGGCCACGGTCTTGAGGCCAACCTCCCCTACCCTCCAGAGGCCGGAGTAGTAAAAGAGGGCTACCACCAGGATCGCGCCAAGGAAGTTGGTAGCGTAGACCACGGCCCAGTTCCTCAGGAGCTGGGCCTTGCTGATCCGCCCATCCAGAACCCCTGCCACCATCAGGTTGTTCCCGGTGAAGATCTCGCCTACCCCGATGACCACGAGGATGAGCCCCAGCGAGAAGACGGCGCCCCCTACGATCCGGGTGAGCCCTTCGCCGGTGTACTTGGCCAGGTCAGCCGTGGCCACCGTTGAGAGCTCCCCTCCCAGGGCTATGTAGGCGCCGGCCATGATGCCCAGGAGGGCCAAGGGTAAAAGGGGCGTCTCCGCTTTCTTCTGGCATGTGCCCAAGAGAATTTTCACCACGTCCTTGGGCGCATCCATTGTTGTTGTGGGCACGGTGGCGGGTACCGCGCCCTGTCCCAGGTTCAACTTCATGGTGCTGAGGCACTCCCGCCGCCTCTCCTCGGTGCAGCCTACCCTCTCCAGCTCGCTTGGAGGGACGGGCTTGTTGAAGGCTGCGACCTCGCAGTAGCTGATGGTGCCTGCTATGGATGGATACTCTTGCCAGTGCGGGCACTTGTTCATCTCGTCTCCCTCCTCGTTGTTACCCTTTAGCAACCTACTTCCGCAAGGGCCGTGCCAAGGTATCCGTGAAGGTCTCCGGGAAAAAGAAAAGCCCCCAGCACTGGGGGAGGCTTCACTGGTCTCGTTTGGGTGCCGGAGGATCGACACCTGTGGACTACCATTCGACCTTCATTGCCGGGATTTCGTCAAGGTCACTTCTTCAGGGCTGCGGCAACCAGCCCGAAGCAGCCGGTGAGCATCATGTCCCCGTGGGGGCTGGCCATGACCCCCATACCCTGGGCCAGGTACCTCCTGGGCCCGGTGATGGCCACCCGGCCAAAGGGAGACACCTCAAGGTAGTCCCCATGTATGTGGCAGCCGTGGCCACCCTCGGAGTAGACCTCGGAGTGAGTCAGCGTGCCCCGGGAGAAGGCCTCCAGGCGGGAGGCCAGCTTCCGGGTGGTCATGAGCCCCGTATGTTCTTCCAGGACACCCAGGACCCTCTCTCCAAGGATCAGTAGGGCGACGGTATGGGCGTTGCCCACGTTGAGCCCGATGAAGCCCTCCTGGGCCATGGCGGCCACCGCTTCATCCTGGAGCATCCCCAGGATTGCGGCGGGGCCTGTGTCCATGACCAGGCACCCGGGGGCCTGGTCCTGCACCGACCGCATCCTGGTGAGGGATGCGGGCACATCGCGGTACCCCAGGTCCCAGAGGTTCCCCGAGCCGTCCACGAAGCCCTTCCAGTAGCGGAACCTCACAACCCTGTTGGATTCAGTGGGGCCGTGCCCGTGGTCCTGCACGGCCACGGCCACGGAGCCGGGCATGGCCACGTCGAAGCAGGACAGGGCCTGGGAGATGCCCTTGAGATCGAGGTCGCCCAGGGCGATGGCCACTGCCTTGGGAGGGGGGGCTTCCCCATCCTCCAGGATGGAGACCCCCATCCTGGCCACCTGCTCCAGGTTGTCCGAGAAGGTCAGGGCCGCGTCCCGGGTGGAGTAGGCACTGAGCCCCCTGTCAAGGTGCGCGCCCAGGGCCCGGGTGCATGGCCCGCCCCCCATGAGGTGCCCGTGGAAGTAGATGGGCCTCCCCTCCACGGTGGCCCTGCGGATTGCCCTGGCCACCATGAGGGTGGGGGACGGCATCACCATCCGCGGGGAGTTCTCCACGGGTCCGCGCTCCTCGTACACCAGGATGTCCTGGGTGCCGGCCCCGACGTCAACCGCTAGGATCCTCCTACCTTCCACCAAGGTTCGTCTTGGCCTCCTTGAGAAGGGCGCCGGATATCACCATCTTCATGACCTCTGATGTCCCTTCGTAGATCTGTGTTATCTTTGAATCCCTCATGAGGCGTTCCACATGATACTCCTTCATGTAGCCGTAACCCCCGTGGATCTGCACTGCCCGGGAGGTCGCCCGTTCAGCCGCCTCCGAGGCGAAGAGCTTGGCCATGGCTGCCTCTTTGGCGTAGCTGAGACCCTGGTCCACCAGGCTGGCCGCCCTCAGGTAGAGCAGGCGCGCCGCCTCGATCTCCGTGGCTGTCTCCGCCAGCATCCACTGGATTGCCTGGAAGTCCGATATGGGGCGGTCGAACTGGTGGCGTTGCAGGGAGTAGGTCAAGGCCCGTTCCAGGGCATGCTGGCCAATGCCCACAGCCTGAGCCGCTATGCCTATCCTGCCTCCGTTCAGGGTTGTCATGGCCACCTTGAAACCCTCTCCCTCCCGGGCAAGGAGGTTCTCCCTGGGGACCTCCACGTTCTCCAGGAGGATGTCCGAGGCAACGGAGGCCCTGATCCCCATCTTGTCCTCGGGCTCGCCGAAGGATACCCCGGGCTGGTCCTTGTTTACGATGAAGGCGGAGAGTCCCCTGGCCTTCTTCTCCGGGTCTGTGCTGGCGATGATGACGTAGATGGAGGCCTCCCGGGCGTTGGTGATGAAGCGCTTCTGGCCGTTGAGGACGTATCCTGACGGGGTCCTCTCCGCCCGGGTGGCGATGGACCCGGCGTCGCTCCCGGCATCGGGTTCTGTGACACCCAGGGCCCCCAGCCGCTCGCCGCTGGCCAGCAATGGGAGGTAGCGTTTCTTCTGGTCCTCGTTTCCCCAGGTTTGGATGGTGGATGCGCAGAGGTGCAGGTGGGTTTCGAATATCACGCCTGTGGAGGAACATGCCCTGGAGAGCTCCTCAATGCAGATGGACTGGCTCACCATGTCCTGCCCGGCGCCGCCGTACTCCTCCGCGATGGTGAGGCCCATGAGCCCCATCTCGGACATATCCCTGACGTTGTCCCAGGGAAACTCGCCGGTCTCATCGTAGCGGGCGGCCCTGGGCGCGATGCGCCTCTGGGCTAAATCCCTCACAGCCTTCCTGATGGCCTCCTGATCCTCGGTGAGTCGGAAGTCCATGGAACAGCCCCCCTGTGGGTTTAATCAGGCTTTAGGCGCTGCCAGCCGTACCTGTCACAGAGTCTCGCCACGGCCCCGTGGGGATCCAGCCTTCGTCCCGCCACCTCCTCCAGGAGCTCCTGGAGGAGGCCTTGTTCCCTTGCCTTCCCGAGCATGTAGTCGACCACAGTCTCCTCCAGTATCTCACGCACCTGGGTCTCAAGCCCGCGGGTGACCCGGGCGGCAAGACCGCCCTCCTCCACCAGGTAACGGCGGTGGTCCAGCACCCCCTGGTATACCTCCTGGACCCCCTGGCCATCCCTGGCAACAACAGGGTAGACCGGGGGTACCCAGCCATCCTGGGTGTGGCCCTTCCACAGGCTCCTTATCTCATTCACGGTCCTGTCGGCGCCAGCACGGTCTGCCTTGTTCACCACGAAGATGTCTCCGATCTCCATGGTACCTGCCTTGAGAACCTGGATCTCGTCCCCTAGGCCCGGGGCGGTGATCACCACCACTGTGTGGGCGTACCTCATGATGTCCACCTCCGCCTGGCCGCTGCCCACTGTCTCAACGACGATCACGTCCAGGCCGAAGGCCTCCATAAGACTGATGACATCCCCTGTGGCCCGGGAGAGCCCGCCGAGGCGCCCTCGGCTGGCCAGGCTCCTGATGAACACGCCGGGATCGGTGCCGTGCCTGTTCATGCGGATGCGGTCACCCAGGAGGGCCCCCCCCGTCAAGGGGCTCGTGGGATCCACGGCAATGATGCCAAGAGTTGAGCCGGCGGCCCTGTAAAGGACCGCCAGCGCGTCTACCATTGTGCTCTTACCCACTCCGGGGGACCCGGTAACGCCCACGATGTGGGCCTTGCCGGTGTGGGGGTAGAGGGCCCGGAGCAAGTCCAGGCAACCCTCCTGTCCATCCTCCACCCAGGAAATGGCCCGGGCCAAGGCGCGGCGATCCTTCCCCAGTACCCGCTCCGCCAGGTCGGCCCAGATCATGCTGGCACGTTCTCCTGGATGAACCGGATGATGTCCACGGTGGAGGCCCCAGGGCCGAAGACTGCCCTCACGCCGGTTTCCCTCAGGAATTCCACGTCGCTGCCGGGGATGATCCCCCCTACAAGCATGAGGATGTCGTCGCCCCCCTTCTCCCGGACGGCCTGGGCAATGCGGGGAACGAGGGTCTTGTGGGCACCCGACAGGATGCTGATGCCAATGACATCCACATCCTCTTGAATGGCGGCCTCCGCCACCTGATCCGGCGTCTGGTGGAGTCCCGTGTAGATGACCTCCATGCCTGCGTCCCTCAAAGCCCTGGCAACCACCTTGGCACCCCTGTCATGGCCGTCCAGCCCGGGCTTGGCCACGAGAACCCGGATCCGCCTGTCCACCCAAGCACACCTCCTGGAGTCAGGATCCCTGCTGGGCCTTTTGCTCGGCGCGGTAGTTACAGATGTATCGCTGTGCCCACTGGTCACGTCCCATGAGAACGTCCGCAGCCAGTATGGACTTTTTCAGATCAGACTTGGTGGGGTCGGAGATCACCGCAGTCATCCCCCGCCCTATCGCCATGGCCAGGAAGGCCATGTTCACAACCGGGCGCTCGGGGAGGCCGAAGGACACGTTGCTGGCGCCCAGTACCACGTTGATGCCCAGCCTGGTGGCAACCAGTTCCACGGCCTCCAGGGTTATCTCCCCTGCCTTAGGATCCGTGGCAACGGTCATGGTCAGGGGGTCAATGAGCAGGTCCTCTTCGGACAGCCCATAGCTCTTGGCCTTCATGAGGATCTTCTCGGCAACCCGCA includes:
- a CDS encoding cobalamin B12-binding domain-containing protein — protein: MDRRIRVLVAKPGLDGHDRGAKVVARALRDAGMEVIYTGLHQTPDQVAEAAIQEDVDVIGISILSGAHKTLVPRIAQAVREKGGDDILMLVGGIIPGSDVEFLRETGVRAVFGPGASTVDIIRFIQENVPA
- a CDS encoding acyl-CoA dehydrogenase family protein, with amino-acid sequence MDFRLTEDQEAIRKAVRDLAQRRIAPRAARYDETGEFPWDNVRDMSEMGLMGLTIAEEYGGAGQDMVSQSICIEELSRACSSTGVIFETHLHLCASTIQTWGNEDQKKRYLPLLASGERLGALGVTEPDAGSDAGSIATRAERTPSGYVLNGQKRFITNAREASIYVIIASTDPEKKARGLSAFIVNKDQPGVSFGEPEDKMGIRASVASDILLENVEVPRENLLAREGEGFKVAMTTLNGGRIGIAAQAVGIGQHALERALTYSLQRHQFDRPISDFQAIQWMLAETATEIEAARLLYLRAASLVDQGLSYAKEAAMAKLFASEAAERATSRAVQIHGGYGYMKEYHVERLMRDSKITQIYEGTSEVMKMVISGALLKEAKTNLGGR
- the meaB gene encoding methylmalonyl Co-A mutase-associated GTPase MeaB is translated as MIWADLAERVLGKDRRALARAISWVEDGQEGCLDLLRALYPHTGKAHIVGVTGSPGVGKSTMVDALAVLYRAAGSTLGIIAVDPTSPLTGGALLGDRIRMNRHGTDPGVFIRSLASRGRLGGLSRATGDVISLMEAFGLDVIVVETVGSGQAEVDIMRYAHTVVVITAPGLGDEIQVLKAGTMEIGDIFVVNKADRAGADRTVNEIRSLWKGHTQDGWVPPVYPVVARDGQGVQEVYQGVLDHRRYLVEEGGLAARVTRGLETQVREILEETVVDYMLGKAREQGLLQELLEEVAGRRLDPHGAVARLCDRYGWQRLKPD
- a CDS encoding DUF1786 domain-containing protein, with translation MEGRRILAVDVGAGTQDILVYEERGPVENSPRMVMPSPTLMVARAIRRATVEGRPIYFHGHLMGGGPCTRALGAHLDRGLSAYSTRDAALTFSDNLEQVARMGVSILEDGEAPPPKAVAIALGDLDLKGISQALSCFDVAMPGSVAVAVQDHGHGPTESNRVVRFRYWKGFVDGSGNLWDLGYRDVPASLTRMRSVQDQAPGCLVMDTGPAAILGMLQDEAVAAMAQEGFIGLNVGNAHTVALLILGERVLGVLEEHTGLMTTRKLASRLEAFSRGTLTHSEVYSEGGHGCHIHGDYLEVSPFGRVAITGPRRYLAQGMGVMASPHGDMMLTGCFGLVAAALKK
- a CDS encoding formate/nitrite transporter family protein gives rise to the protein MNKCPHWQEYPSIAGTISYCEVAAFNKPVPPSELERVGCTEERRRECLSTMKLNLGQGAVPATVPTTTMDAPKDVVKILLGTCQKKAETPLLPLALLGIMAGAYIALGGELSTVATADLAKYTGEGLTRIVGGAVFSLGLILVVIGVGEIFTGNNLMVAGVLDGRISKAQLLRNWAVVYATNFLGAILVVALFYYSGLWRVGEVGLKTVAIASAKVNLSWGEALARGILCNWLVCLAMWMAMAGRDALSKMAAIMFPVMAFIASGFEHSIANMYFVPLGIALKAHPEMAAALESAGLTGLANLG